Proteins from a genomic interval of Amycolatopsis sp. cg13:
- the ptsP gene encoding phosphoenolpyruvate--protein phosphotransferase: MSESAAAPAESAAGSSLTGVAVSPGRASGPVVRVAEPLGEPASTPAPDDPAAEAARIEPAAQAVAARLEAQAEAATGEAATILITTAAMAADPALAAQAQQLVTARNLPAARAVYQAAEGFADALAAAGGYMAERVRDVRDVRDRLVAELLGVAPPGVPELASPSVLVARDLAPADTAGLDPAKVLALVTEEGGPTSHTAILARALGIPAVVAVRGLLASDAKALSVDGDTGAIEAVDPSAPIVTAAASGPPEWNGVGELSDGHRVKVYGNVGSPADAQAAADAGAEGVGLFRTEFCYLDAPAEPSVEEQRKAYAAVLSPFRGKPVIVRTLDAGADKPLAFLSPDDEPNPALGVRGLRIAFDRPEVLDRQLEAIAGAAEDSGAEVSVMAPMVGTVEEAAWFAERVRAAGIARAGVMIEIPAAALLAREILGVVDFVSVGTNDLAQYTFAADRQLGAVAKLNDPWQPGLLRLLKLIGDAAEATGKPAGVCGEAAADPRLALVLAGLGLTSLSMNAPAVRAVGASLATVSREQAREIAAAALTTADPAAARKAVAEAVA, translated from the coding sequence ATGTCTGAGAGTGCCGCCGCTCCGGCCGAGTCCGCTGCCGGTTCCTCGCTGACCGGGGTCGCGGTGAGCCCCGGACGCGCGAGCGGACCCGTCGTGCGGGTCGCCGAGCCGCTCGGGGAACCCGCCAGCACGCCCGCGCCGGACGACCCGGCGGCGGAGGCGGCCCGGATCGAGCCCGCCGCGCAGGCGGTCGCCGCGCGGCTGGAGGCGCAGGCCGAGGCCGCGACCGGGGAGGCCGCGACGATCCTGATCACGACCGCCGCGATGGCCGCCGACCCGGCGCTCGCCGCTCAGGCTCAACAGCTGGTGACGGCGCGGAACCTACCCGCGGCCCGCGCCGTCTACCAGGCCGCCGAAGGTTTCGCCGACGCGTTGGCGGCCGCTGGCGGATACATGGCCGAGCGGGTCCGCGACGTCCGGGACGTACGCGACCGGCTCGTCGCCGAACTGCTCGGCGTCGCCCCGCCCGGGGTGCCCGAGCTGGCGTCGCCGAGCGTGCTGGTCGCCCGCGACCTCGCGCCCGCCGACACCGCGGGGCTCGACCCGGCGAAGGTGCTCGCGCTGGTCACCGAGGAGGGCGGGCCGACGAGCCACACCGCGATTCTCGCGCGGGCGCTGGGAATTCCGGCGGTCGTCGCGGTGCGCGGGCTGCTGGCTTCCGACGCGAAGGCGCTGTCGGTTGACGGCGACACCGGCGCGATCGAGGCGGTCGACCCGTCCGCGCCGATCGTCACCGCCGCCGCTTCCGGCCCGCCTGAGTGGAACGGCGTCGGCGAACTGTCCGACGGGCACCGGGTGAAGGTGTACGGCAACGTCGGCTCCCCGGCCGACGCCCAGGCCGCCGCCGACGCGGGTGCCGAGGGCGTCGGGCTGTTCCGCACCGAGTTCTGCTACCTCGACGCGCCGGCCGAGCCGTCGGTCGAAGAGCAGCGAAAAGCTTATGCCGCAGTGCTTTCGCCGTTCCGCGGCAAGCCGGTCATCGTGCGCACGCTGGACGCGGGCGCGGACAAACCGCTCGCGTTCCTGTCGCCGGACGACGAACCCAACCCGGCGCTCGGCGTTCGCGGCCTGCGGATCGCGTTCGACCGGCCGGAGGTGCTCGACCGGCAGCTCGAAGCCATCGCGGGCGCGGCGGAGGATTCCGGCGCGGAAGTTTCAGTGATGGCCCCGATGGTCGGCACCGTCGAGGAAGCCGCGTGGTTCGCCGAGCGCGTGCGCGCCGCCGGGATCGCGCGGGCGGGCGTGATGATCGAGATCCCCGCCGCCGCGCTGCTGGCGCGGGAAATCCTCGGCGTGGTCGATTTCGTGTCCGTCGGCACCAACGATCTGGCCCAGTACACCTTCGCCGCCGACCGGCAGCTCGGCGCGGTCGCGAAGCTGAACGACCCGTGGCAGCCCGGATTGCTGCGCCTGCTGAAGCTGATCGGCGACGCGGCGGAAGCGACCGGCAAACCGGCGGGCGTGTGCGGCGAAGCGGCGGCTGACCCGAGGCTCGCACTGGTGCTGGCCGGGCTCGGCCTGACCAGTCTGTCGATGAACGCCCCGGCGGTCCGCGCGGTCGGCGCGAGCCTGGCGACGGTGTCGCGGGAGCAGGCGCGCGAGATCGCGGCGGCGGCGCTGACCACCGCCGATCCGGCAGCCGCGCGCAAGGCCGTCGCGGAGGCGGTTGCCTAA
- a CDS encoding DUF1707 domain-containing protein produces the protein MAEEETIAAQPATETKPLTERDIRVSDDEREHVVGVLQKAIGQGMLTLDEFTERTDQALAARTRGELNTVLADLPGLVHPGAAPQYAPLPEPPGYGPNYGLGRRLELNAKYSSLQRSGPWQVPAAMVVRNKYGSTKLDFTEARVATPVVQIELDSKWGSVELIIPPHAAVDYNSITEIKFGSLDDKTGSNGRAGTPRYVLTGRIHGGSLVIRHPRRGIFG, from the coding sequence ATGGCCGAGGAAGAGACGATCGCCGCGCAGCCCGCGACCGAGACCAAGCCGTTGACCGAGCGCGACATCCGGGTGTCCGACGACGAGCGCGAACACGTGGTCGGGGTGCTGCAGAAGGCCATCGGGCAGGGGATGCTCACCCTCGACGAGTTCACCGAACGCACCGACCAGGCGCTCGCGGCCCGCACCAGGGGCGAGCTCAACACCGTCCTCGCCGACCTGCCCGGGCTGGTCCATCCCGGCGCTGCCCCGCAGTACGCGCCGCTCCCCGAGCCGCCCGGCTACGGCCCGAACTACGGGCTCGGCAGGCGGCTCGAGCTCAACGCCAAGTACTCGTCACTACAGCGCAGCGGCCCGTGGCAGGTCCCGGCCGCGATGGTGGTGCGCAACAAGTACGGCAGCACCAAGCTCGACTTCACCGAGGCCCGCGTCGCCACCCCGGTGGTACAGATCGAACTCGACTCGAAGTGGGGTTCGGTCGAGCTGATCATCCCGCCGCACGCGGCGGTGGACTACAACTCGATCACCGAGATCAAGTTCGGTTCGCTCGACGACAAGACCGGCAGCAACGGCCGCGCGGGCACTCCGCGCTACGTGCTGACCGGCCGCATCCACGGAGGCTCGCTGGTCATCCGCCACCCTCGGCGGGGCATCTTCGGCTGA